One genomic window of Caballeronia sp. SBC1 includes the following:
- a CDS encoding branched-chain amino acid ABC transporter substrate-binding protein encodes MNKPYAGASWVTTVALSMISLSATAGDQVVKIGLTGPLTGAQAAIGKDDENGVRMAIERLNAKGLVIGGQKTRFELVSQDDAADPRTGMTVAQSLVDANVKVIFGPFNSGVAIPISNLVNVSGIVMATVASNPSITQHGYPFVFRISASDTQLGSRMGEFAAKELKVKRIAVIDDRTAYGQGVADEFVNAAKANGIEIVDREYTTDKATDFVSILTHVKGSNAEGIFYGGYYAQAGALRKQMKRLAMNGYLLGGDAMCNAELAKLGGDAVDTRVYCPQGGPVLDQTPEGRRFKADYKQRFHTDPLTYSAALYDGVNIVAQAMTKANSIEPAQYRAALANIDSHGVSGHYQFDKNRDLTDSPITIYNYRNGEPTPLASAQP; translated from the coding sequence ATGAACAAACCATACGCAGGCGCAAGCTGGGTGACAACAGTCGCTTTGAGCATGATCTCCCTGAGCGCGACGGCCGGCGATCAGGTCGTCAAGATCGGTTTGACAGGGCCGTTGACTGGCGCGCAGGCCGCCATTGGCAAGGACGACGAAAACGGCGTGAGAATGGCGATAGAGCGCTTGAATGCCAAGGGTCTCGTGATCGGCGGCCAGAAGACGCGCTTTGAACTGGTTTCACAGGATGATGCCGCCGACCCTCGTACCGGCATGACGGTCGCACAAAGTTTGGTGGACGCGAACGTCAAGGTCATTTTCGGGCCTTTCAATTCCGGCGTCGCGATTCCGATCTCGAACCTCGTGAACGTGTCGGGCATCGTGATGGCGACTGTCGCGTCGAATCCGTCGATTACGCAGCACGGCTATCCGTTCGTGTTTCGCATCTCGGCCAGCGATACGCAGCTTGGCAGCCGGATGGGGGAATTTGCAGCGAAGGAACTGAAGGTCAAGCGTATCGCCGTGATCGACGATCGCACTGCGTACGGTCAAGGCGTCGCCGACGAGTTCGTCAACGCGGCTAAAGCCAACGGCATTGAGATCGTCGATCGTGAATATACGACCGACAAGGCGACCGACTTCGTCTCGATCCTTACGCATGTCAAGGGCTCGAATGCCGAAGGGATTTTCTACGGCGGTTACTATGCCCAGGCCGGCGCGCTGCGCAAGCAGATGAAGCGCCTCGCGATGAATGGCTACCTGCTGGGCGGTGACGCAATGTGCAATGCCGAACTGGCGAAACTTGGCGGCGATGCGGTCGACACGCGCGTGTATTGCCCGCAAGGCGGCCCCGTTCTCGATCAAACACCGGAAGGTCGTCGGTTCAAGGCGGACTACAAGCAGCGCTTTCATACCGATCCGCTGACCTACAGCGCTGCTTTGTACGATGGCGTGAACATCGTCGCGCAAGCGATGACGAAGGCCAATTCGATTGAACCGGCCCAATACCGCGCTGCGCTGGCGAACATCGATTCTCACGGTGTTTCCGGCCACTACCAGTTCGACAAGAATCGCGATCTCACGGATTCTCCCATCACGATCTATAACTATCGAAATGGCGAACCGACGCCTCTTGCGTCTGCGCAACCGTAG
- a CDS encoding panthothenate synthetase, which produces MRMLLNIRIPHEPFNAFVRDGSIGELIEKILAESKPEAAYFTEQNGTRGAILIVDLEEPSQIPKFAEPWFLTFNADCEFRVVMVADDLKRAGLEMLGSKWK; this is translated from the coding sequence ATGCGCATGCTTCTCAACATACGAATACCTCACGAGCCATTCAACGCTTTTGTACGCGATGGCTCCATCGGAGAGTTAATAGAGAAAATCCTCGCAGAGTCGAAACCGGAGGCCGCCTACTTTACCGAGCAGAACGGTACACGCGGAGCAATTCTCATCGTTGACCTTGAGGAGCCGTCGCAGATTCCAAAATTCGCGGAACCATGGTTTCTTACGTTCAATGCCGACTGCGAGTTTCGCGTGGTGATGGTGGCAGATGACCTCAAGAGAGCTGGACTCGAAATGCTTGGCTCGAAGTGGAAATAG